One Helianthus annuus cultivar XRQ/B chromosome 12, HanXRQr2.0-SUNRISE, whole genome shotgun sequence genomic region harbors:
- the LOC110894005 gene encoding 3-hydroxyisobutyryl-CoA hydrolase 1 isoform X2 — protein sequence MALKDEAREVIFEEIGGARKVILNRSKKLNTLNYEMLRKMYEKLKAYENDPIVKLVILKVFAMPEVLIGLFPDVGASYFLSRLPGFFGEYVGLTGARLNGVDMLAFGLGTHFIPSKSIISMENSLEKMIASSDSPSVATMSMIINEFAQEVNVKRDSAYSRLDMVNQCFCGESCEEILRSLECLALQTQDKWVHEAITSMKSANPIGLKIFLKTIREGRSKNIKQCLETEYVGISHLLGRTISNNFYEGSRAMLIDKDKKPQWLPSKLEDVSDEMVAKCLSRSFSDDDDWLPLQLPSRSSRTEVLTSKL from the exons ATGGCACTCAAGGACGAGGCACGCGAG GTGATATTTGAAGAGATTGGGGGAGCACGAAAAGTGATACTAAACAGATCAAAGAAGCTAAATACCCTCAACTATGAGATG TTGAGAAAAATGTACGAGAAGTTAAAAGCTTATGAGAACGATCCAATCGTTAAACTTGTTATACTAAAG GTTTTTGCGATGCCTGAAGTGTTAATCGGACTCTTTCCTGATGTTGGTGCATCTTATTTCTTGTCACGACTTCCAGGGTTCTTTG GAGAATATGTAGGATTAACGGGTGCTCGGTTAAATGGAGTCGACATGCTTGCATTTGGTCTTGGAACTCATTTTATCCCATCCAAG AGCATAATATCCATGGAGAATTCTCTGGAAAAGATGATTGCTTCATCGGATTCACCAAGTGTAGCTACAATGTCCATGATTATTAACGAGTTTGCACAAGAAGTAAACGTCAAGCGAGATAGTGCATACTCTAG GCTCGACATGGTCAACCAATGCTTTTGTGGAGAATCATGTGAAGAAATATTACGCTCATTG GAATGCTTGGCTCTACAAACTCAAGATAAATGGGTCCATGAGGCTATAACATCAATGAAATCCGCTAATCCAATTGGTCTCAAGATATTCTTGAAAACC ATTAGAGAAGGCCGGTCTAAGAATATCAAGCAATGTCTCGAGACTGAATACGTTGGTATCTCTCATCTTCTAGGCAGAACGATTAGCAATAACTTCTACGAG GGATCTAGAGCTATGTTGATTGATAAAGATAAGAAACCACAG TGGTTACCATCGAAACTAGAGGACGTTAGTGATGAAATGGTGGCCAAGTGTCTATCAAGATCTTTCAGCGATGACGATGATTGGTTGCCTTTGCAACTCCCCTCAAGATCTAGTAGAACCGAGGTTCTTACATCAAAACTTTAG
- the LOC110894005 gene encoding 3-hydroxyisobutyryl-CoA hydrolase 1 isoform X1 has protein sequence MALKDEAREVIFEEIGGARKVILNRSKKLNTLNYEMLRKMYEKLKAYENDPIVKLVILKANGKVFCAGGDLTSAYTFVALGHWSFGASYYRKEFCLNYLLATYKKPSLAILDGHVMGGGVGISIHSTFRIVTENTVFAMPEVLIGLFPDVGASYFLSRLPGFFGEYVGLTGARLNGVDMLAFGLGTHFIPSKSIISMENSLEKMIASSDSPSVATMSMIINEFAQEVNVKRDSAYSRLDMVNQCFCGESCEEILRSLECLALQTQDKWVHEAITSMKSANPIGLKIFLKTIREGRSKNIKQCLETEYVGISHLLGRTISNNFYEGSRAMLIDKDKKPQWLPSKLEDVSDEMVAKCLSRSFSDDDDWLPLQLPSRSSRTEVLTSKL, from the exons ATGGCACTCAAGGACGAGGCACGCGAG GTGATATTTGAAGAGATTGGGGGAGCACGAAAAGTGATACTAAACAGATCAAAGAAGCTAAATACCCTCAACTATGAGATG TTGAGAAAAATGTACGAGAAGTTAAAAGCTTATGAGAACGATCCAATCGTTAAACTTGTTATACTAAAG GCAAATGGAAAAGTATTTTGTGCTGGTGGTGATCTCACATCTGCTTATACATTTGTAGCTCTTG GACATTGGAGTTTCGGGGCTAGCTACTACAGGAAAGAGTTTTGTTTGAACTACTTACTTGCAACATATAAGAAGCCATCACTTGCCATTCTTGATGGGCATGTTATGGGAGGAGGTGTTGGAATATCGATACATTCAACATTTAGAATTGTTACCGAGAATACG GTTTTTGCGATGCCTGAAGTGTTAATCGGACTCTTTCCTGATGTTGGTGCATCTTATTTCTTGTCACGACTTCCAGGGTTCTTTG GAGAATATGTAGGATTAACGGGTGCTCGGTTAAATGGAGTCGACATGCTTGCATTTGGTCTTGGAACTCATTTTATCCCATCCAAG AGCATAATATCCATGGAGAATTCTCTGGAAAAGATGATTGCTTCATCGGATTCACCAAGTGTAGCTACAATGTCCATGATTATTAACGAGTTTGCACAAGAAGTAAACGTCAAGCGAGATAGTGCATACTCTAG GCTCGACATGGTCAACCAATGCTTTTGTGGAGAATCATGTGAAGAAATATTACGCTCATTG GAATGCTTGGCTCTACAAACTCAAGATAAATGGGTCCATGAGGCTATAACATCAATGAAATCCGCTAATCCAATTGGTCTCAAGATATTCTTGAAAACC ATTAGAGAAGGCCGGTCTAAGAATATCAAGCAATGTCTCGAGACTGAATACGTTGGTATCTCTCATCTTCTAGGCAGAACGATTAGCAATAACTTCTACGAG GGATCTAGAGCTATGTTGATTGATAAAGATAAGAAACCACAG TGGTTACCATCGAAACTAGAGGACGTTAGTGATGAAATGGTGGCCAAGTGTCTATCAAGATCTTTCAGCGATGACGATGATTGGTTGCCTTTGCAACTCCCCTCAAGATCTAGTAGAACCGAGGTTCTTACATCAAAACTTTAG
- the LOC110894006 gene encoding uncharacterized protein LOC110894006 — protein sequence MSQSPRDEQDDADEEFVLETQEQELDDDDDDEDVADEPERKGKAKRESWSPRQEEALAKAFVHCTLNKRKCNQQKKDGFWKKVLNHFNETVGGSNRTHHQVRSKWMTMQTKINTFNGLYHQADRLRPSGSDDAYVMKQALKDYKSKEKIEFAHVAAWEVVRTNQKWSPVPLLNEESSGSGLKRKSSDSGNYTRGSPNVEISSGFDIPDINEDPSPPPPRRQTRKEKKDKGPSSKNEDPRDITHKFEEYKAMKKEIMEIKRVREEKYLTLADEQREALRQTMFDKDFETYNRPTDNVHPKMLEIALARKREIAKKYGWPCDF from the exons ATGTCACAATCACCGAGAGACGAACAAGATGACGCCGATGAGGAGTTCGTGCTGGAAACCCAAGAACAAGagttagatgatgatgatgatgatgaagatgttgcgGATGAAccggaaagaaaaggaaaagccAAACGGGAAAGTTGGTCGCCTAgacaagaagaggcgttggcaaaGGCTTTTGTTCATTGCACTTTGAATAAAAGGAAATGCAATCAACAAAAGAAGGATGGCTTTTGGAAGAAAGTTCTAAACCACTTTAACGAAACGGTCGGAGGAAGTAATCGAACCCACCACCAAGTTCGCTCAAAATGGATGACGATGCAAACAAAAATTAACACATTCAACGGTCTATATCATCAAGCG GATCGTTTACGTCCTAGCGGGAGTGACGACGCATATGTAATGAAACAAGCGTTAAAGGATTACAAAAGCAAAGAAAAAATTGAGTTCGCTCATGTTGCGGCTTGGGAGGTTGTTAGAACAAATCAAAAGTGGTCGCCGGTACCTTTGTTGAATGAAGAAAGCTCCGGTTCGGGTCTAAAAAGAAAGTCTTCGGATTCGGGAAATTATACTCGAGGATCACCGAATGTCGAAATCTCAAGCGGATTCGATATTCCCGACATAAACGAGGatccttcaccaccaccaccaagacGACAAACGAGAAAGGAGAAAAAGGACAAAGGGCCGTCTTCAAAAAACGAAGATCCAAGAGATATAACACACAAATTCGAAGAGTACAAGGCCATGAAAAAAGAGATAATGGAAATTAAACGTGTACGAGAAGAAAAATATTTGACCTTGGCGGATGAGCAACGAGAGGCGTTGCGACAAACAATGTTCGACAAGGACTTTGAGACGTATAATCGGCCTACCGACAATGTTCACCCGAAGATGTTGGAAATCGCACTCGCTAGAAAACGTGAGATCGCAAAAAAATATGGATGGCCTtgtgatttttag